One stretch of Desulfonatronum thiosulfatophilum DNA includes these proteins:
- a CDS encoding Fe(3+) ABC transporter substrate-binding protein, whose product MPNKKKTARKLRIVFSLLTLLLVVPGVHSAFSAEVNIYSARQEHLIKPLLDEFSAQTGITANLLTGEGPALLERLRSEGRNSPADVLITVDVGNLVAAKQAGVLQSVQSDVLERNIPAQYRDDEGQWFGLSSRARIIYYDAERVDPARISTYEALADPDLGKVICVRSSSNVYNQSMVAALIAHHGVEKTEEWARGFVRNFARTPQDNDTAQIRAVASGECAVGIANSYYFGRLLASDNPADQEVTRKVSLVWPNQDDRGTHMNLSGAGVTQSARNIPQAVALLEFLSGESAQEIYARDNNEYPVNPDVKPSGSVVQMGEFKADDLNLSLIEKYNAEAVRVMDRAGWR is encoded by the coding sequence ATGCCTAATAAGAAAAAGACCGCGAGGAAACTTCGCATCGTCTTCTCGTTGCTGACTCTTCTTCTCGTCGTGCCCGGAGTGCATTCCGCTTTTTCAGCCGAAGTGAACATCTATTCCGCCCGTCAGGAACACTTGATCAAGCCGCTTCTGGATGAGTTCAGCGCTCAGACCGGAATCACCGCCAATCTTCTGACCGGGGAGGGGCCTGCATTGCTGGAGCGGTTGCGCAGTGAAGGCCGAAACAGCCCCGCGGACGTGCTGATCACGGTGGACGTGGGCAATTTGGTGGCCGCGAAACAGGCCGGGGTGTTGCAGTCGGTTCAATCGGACGTTCTGGAGAGGAACATTCCCGCTCAGTACCGTGACGACGAGGGGCAGTGGTTCGGCCTCTCATCGCGAGCCAGGATTATCTACTATGACGCGGAGCGAGTCGACCCCGCGAGAATCTCCACTTACGAGGCCCTGGCCGACCCGGATCTTGGAAAGGTGATTTGCGTGCGCAGTTCCTCCAACGTCTACAATCAGTCCATGGTGGCGGCGCTGATCGCCCATCACGGCGTGGAAAAGACGGAAGAGTGGGCGCGGGGATTTGTCAGAAACTTTGCCCGCACTCCGCAAGACAATGATACGGCCCAGATTCGCGCCGTGGCTTCCGGTGAATGCGCCGTGGGCATCGCCAACAGCTATTATTTTGGCCGGCTGCTGGCATCGGACAATCCCGCCGACCAGGAAGTGACCCGCAAGGTAAGTCTGGTGTGGCCCAACCAGGACGATCGGGGCACGCACATGAACTTGAGTGGAGCAGGGGTGACCCAGAGCGCCCGGAACATTCCACAGGCCGTCGCGCTGCTGGAATTTCTTTCCGGTGAATCCGCGCAGGAGATTTACGCCAGGGATAATAACGAGTATCCGGTCAATCCTGATGTCAAACCCAGCGGTTCCGTGGTCCAGATGGGAGAATTCAAGGCGGACGATCTGAATCTGTCCCTGATCGAGAAGTACAACGCCGAGGCGGTCCGCGTCATGGACCGGGCCGGCTGGAGATAG
- a CDS encoding HMA2 domain-containing protein, translated as MNIRDLAALRHYLTVKHHIPGRIRVIFDPALAFRPEVRELMQTRPEMPEGVTNVRVNALAMSVIIEYDAKRINPRLLDDLIAADSDAQAADILQELNDSLGM; from the coding sequence ATGAATATCCGAGATCTGGCCGCGCTGCGGCACTACTTGACGGTCAAGCATCACATCCCCGGCCGAATCCGCGTGATTTTCGATCCCGCTCTGGCATTCAGACCGGAAGTACGGGAACTGATGCAAACCCGTCCCGAAATGCCGGAAGGCGTTACCAACGTCCGGGTCAACGCGCTGGCCATGTCCGTGATCATCGAATACGATGCCAAACGCATCAATCCTCGTCTGCTGGACGACCTGATCGCGGCCGACAGCGACGCCCAGGCCGCGGACATCCTCCAGGAACTGAACGACTCCCTCGGCATGTGA
- a CDS encoding DUF2325 domain-containing protein — protein MCATLIGGMDRLKSNYLQTAKQAGVQLKIFTGKENSIANQLGESKMIIIFTNKVSHQAKNEAMAIAKSRNIPVHMLHSCGISTLRKCLRETA, from the coding sequence ATGTGCGCGACACTTATCGGAGGAATGGACCGCTTGAAAAGCAATTACCTGCAGACGGCGAAGCAGGCCGGCGTTCAATTGAAGATATTCACGGGCAAGGAGAATTCCATTGCCAATCAGCTCGGCGAAAGCAAGATGATCATCATATTCACCAACAAGGTGTCCCATCAAGCCAAAAATGAAGCCATGGCCATCGCGAAGAGCCGGAACATCCCGGTGCACATGCTCCATTCCTGCGGCATCTCCACCCTGCGCAAATGTCTGCGGGAGACAGCATAA
- a CDS encoding ABC transporter permease codes for MRFWKLSVLGIAFLVAAPILVIMAHLFVPSGEVWRHLASTVLPRYVGNSLGLMLGVGAGTLLLGVSTAWLVTMTSFPWRRFFEWSLLIPLAIPAYVIAFTYTGLLEYSGPIQTFLRDFFGWRSAADYWFPQIRSLPGAIVMMTLVFYPYVYMLSRAAFLEQSVCVLDAGRTLGKGAWQTFFQVALPLARPAVAGGMALALMETLNDFGTVGFFAVDTFVTGIYRTWLGLGQPAIAAQLGAVLMFFILALILLERWSRRGRVSHTTGYYRQLPRFQLSGPKALLAFSICFLPVFFGFILPVGAMVVWTWQTWDFVDSRYLQMAGTSLALAGISAVVAVGAAVILAYGRRLVPGKATAVAVQTASLGYAIPGAVIALGIMIPFAFLDNAVDGLARDLFGFSTGLLLTGTWTALIFAYVVRFLAVSNNTVEASLQKVTRNMDGASRTLGLTAGQTLRRVHGPIMRASLLTAGVLVFVDVMKELPATLMMRPFGLNTLAIRSYELASDGLLKESSSSSLAIVLAGIIPVILASLMIARSRPGQAKTLLIRGKRTEHVLED; via the coding sequence TTGCGTTTTTGGAAGCTGTCGGTTCTGGGCATAGCCTTTCTCGTCGCCGCACCGATCCTGGTGATCATGGCGCACCTCTTCGTGCCTTCGGGGGAGGTCTGGCGGCATCTGGCCTCCACGGTCCTGCCGCGCTATGTCGGCAATTCTCTTGGTCTGATGCTCGGCGTGGGCGCCGGAACGCTGCTGCTGGGCGTGAGCACGGCCTGGCTGGTGACCATGACCAGCTTTCCCTGGCGGCGCTTCTTTGAATGGAGCCTTTTGATTCCCCTGGCCATCCCGGCCTATGTCATCGCCTTCACCTACACCGGCCTGCTGGAATACAGCGGCCCGATCCAGACGTTTCTGCGCGACTTCTTCGGCTGGCGTTCCGCCGCCGACTACTGGTTCCCTCAGATCCGATCCCTGCCCGGGGCCATCGTGATGATGACCCTTGTCTTCTATCCGTACGTATACATGCTTTCCCGGGCCGCCTTCCTGGAGCAGTCGGTCTGCGTGCTGGACGCCGGCAGGACCCTGGGCAAGGGTGCATGGCAAACATTTTTTCAGGTGGCCCTGCCCCTGGCCAGGCCGGCGGTTGCCGGCGGCATGGCCCTGGCGCTGATGGAGACGCTGAACGACTTCGGCACGGTGGGTTTTTTCGCCGTGGATACCTTCGTCACCGGAATCTACCGCACTTGGCTGGGCCTGGGCCAGCCGGCCATCGCGGCCCAACTCGGGGCCGTGCTGATGTTCTTCATCCTGGCGCTCATCCTGCTGGAACGCTGGTCCCGGCGGGGCCGCGTCAGCCATACCACGGGCTACTATCGTCAGTTGCCGCGCTTTCAGCTGTCCGGACCCAAGGCTCTGCTGGCCTTCTCCATCTGTTTCCTTCCGGTGTTTTTTGGATTCATCCTTCCGGTGGGGGCCATGGTCGTCTGGACATGGCAAACCTGGGATTTCGTGGATTCTCGCTATCTGCAAATGGCCGGAACGAGCCTCGCCCTGGCCGGAATCAGCGCGGTGGTCGCTGTGGGCGCGGCTGTGATCCTGGCTTACGGGCGCCGTCTTGTTCCCGGAAAAGCAACGGCCGTTGCCGTTCAGACGGCGTCTCTCGGGTATGCCATTCCCGGCGCGGTGATCGCTCTGGGCATCATGATCCCCTTCGCTTTCCTGGACAATGCCGTCGACGGTCTGGCCCGGGATCTTTTCGGCTTCTCCACGGGCCTGCTGCTCACGGGCACCTGGACGGCCCTGATTTTCGCCTACGTGGTCCGGTTCCTGGCCGTGTCCAACAATACCGTGGAGGCCAGCCTGCAGAAGGTGACCAGGAACATGGACGGCGCATCCAGGACTTTGGGGCTGACCGCCGGGCAAACCCTGCGCCGGGTTCACGGACCCATCATGCGGGCCAGCCTGCTCACGGCGGGGGTGCTGGTTTTCGTGGACGTCATGAAGGAACTGCCGGCCACCTTGATGATGCGCCCCTTCGGCCTGAACACCCTGGCCATCCGCTCCTATGAACTGGCTTCGGACGGGCTGCTCAAGGAATCCTCGAGCTCTTCCCTGGCCATTGTTCTGGCCGGAATCATCCCCGTGATCCTGGCCAGCCTGATGATTGCCCGCTCCAGGCCGGGGCAGGCCAAAACCTTGCTGATCAGAGGCAAACGGACCGAACATGTCCTTGAAGATTGA